In Calderihabitans maritimus, the following are encoded in one genomic region:
- a CDS encoding N-acetyltransferase — translation MNIRKAHIRDIPAIQELINVYASQGLMLPRSLNSLCEGLRDFLVVEEAGKIVGVGALHILWTDLAEIRSLAIAPERVKNGLGLKIVRALLEEARQLGIEKVFTLTYQPGFFEKCGFHRVPKDALPQKAWKECFDCVKFPNCDEVPLLIELKDIQPNQTG, via the coding sequence ATGAATATCCGCAAGGCCCATATCCGGGACATTCCGGCTATCCAGGAACTGATAAACGTTTATGCCAGCCAGGGGTTGATGCTTCCCCGTTCTCTCAATTCCCTTTGCGAGGGGCTGAGAGATTTCCTGGTGGTAGAAGAAGCGGGGAAGATCGTGGGAGTGGGGGCATTGCATATCCTCTGGACCGACCTGGCGGAGATAAGGTCCCTGGCCATCGCCCCGGAGAGGGTGAAAAACGGCCTGGGTTTGAAAATTGTGCGGGCTCTGCTGGAAGAAGCCCGGCAGTTGGGAATAGAAAAGGTCTTCACCCTTACCTACCAGCCGGGATTTTTTGAAAAATGCGGGTTTCACAGGGTGCCGAAAGATGCTTTGCCCCAAAAAGCATGGAAAGAATGCTTTGACTGCGTCAAATTCCCCAACTGCGACGAAGTGCCGCTCCTAATTGAATTAAAGGACATCCAGCCCAATCAAACCGGGTGA